A window of Armatimonadota bacterium genomic DNA:
GCTATCCAAGGGCGTTCGGCGCGACCCGATCCACCGCCAGCCGCCACCCCTCAAGGACCAGAGCACAAAGGTCGAAATCCTGCAGACCGGTCTCAAGGTGGTCGACCTTCTCTGCCCCTTCAACAAGGGCGGAAAGATCGGACTCTTCGGCGGCGCGGGCCTGGGCAAGACGGTTCTCATCCAGGAGCTGATCCGAAACATCGCGGTCGAAGCCTCCGGCGTGTCGGTGTTTGCCGGCGTCGGCGAGCGCACCCGCGAGGGCAACGACCTCTGGCTCGAAATGAAGCACGCGAAGTTCAAGGACGTGGACGGCGTGGAGAAGTCGGTTATCGACAAGACCGCCATGGTCTTCGGCCAGATGAACGAGCCGCCCGGAGCGCGCCTTCGCGTCGCCTTGGCTGCGCTCACGATGGCCGAGTACTTCCGCGATGAAGTCGGCTCCGACGTTTTGATCTTCGTGGACAACATCTTCCGGTTCGTCCAGGCGGGCTCCGAGGTCTCGGCGCTTCTGGGACGTATGCCCAGCGCCGTGGGCTACCAGCCCACGCTGGCCACCGAGATGGGCTTCCTTCAGGAGCGCATCACGTCGACCACCAAGGGTTCGGTCACCTCGGTGCAGGCGATCTCTGTGCCTGCCGACGACCCCACCGACCCCGCTCCGGCGACCACGTTCTCCCACCTCGACGCTTATGTCTATCTGGAGCGCGCGATCGCTTCGAAGGGTCTTTATCCCGCGGTTGATCCTCTGGCTTCGGTCTCGAAGAACCTCGATCCGCAGGTCGTCGGCGCAGAGCATTATGCTGTCGCCCGAGGCGTTCAGCAGATTCTGCAGCGCTACAAAGAGCTTCAGGACATCATCGCGATTCTGGGTATCGACGAACTCAGCGACGACGATAAGCAGGTCGTGGCGCGCGCCCGAAAGATCGAGCGCTTCCTTTCGCAGCCGAACTTCGTGGCGGAGCAGTTCACCGGAAACCCCGGCCGCTATGTGCGGCGTGAGGACACGGTGGCGGCGTTCAAGGAGCTCATCGAGGGCAATTTGGACGACGTGCCCGAGCAGGCGTTCCTCTATTGCGGCGGCCTCGACGACGTGATGGAGAAGGCCAACAAGCTGAAAGCTGTAGCGTAGGAAGGGCAGCTTGCCCGTGCTTGAAGCTCCGCGGCACTGCCATGGAGTGCCGGTTGGCAGTCGACCTGAAGATAACCCCGCACAGCCCTGAACGGTTGTGCGGGGTTGTCGTTTGTTTCCCTTGAGGTCGCTCGAAGCTGAAACTCACCCATCAGGGTTTCGGAACGTGATGGGTCGCTCGCGGGAGGCCTTGTTGCGCTCGGCGCCATCGGCCTT
This region includes:
- the atpD gene encoding F0F1 ATP synthase subunit beta, producing MPGTGTIIQVMGPVVDCRFATETLPELYNAITIKDEKRGIDLVCEVAQHLGDDTVRTVALSTTDGLVRGMPAVDTGGPITVPVGDETLGRVFNLLGNPIDNGAELSKGVRRDPIHRQPPPLKDQSTKVEILQTGLKVVDLLCPFNKGGKIGLFGGAGLGKTVLIQELIRNIAVEASGVSVFAGVGERTREGNDLWLEMKHAKFKDVDGVEKSVIDKTAMVFGQMNEPPGARLRVALAALTMAEYFRDEVGSDVLIFVDNIFRFVQAGSEVSALLGRMPSAVGYQPTLATEMGFLQERITSTTKGSVTSVQAISVPADDPTDPAPATTFSHLDAYVYLERAIASKGLYPAVDPLASVSKNLDPQVVGAEHYAVARGVQQILQRYKELQDIIAILGIDELSDDDKQVVARARKIERFLSQPNFVAEQFTGNPGRYVRREDTVAAFKELIEGNLDDVPEQAFLYCGGLDDVMEKANKLKAVA